One Egicoccus halophilus genomic region harbors:
- a CDS encoding response regulator produces MAEPVRVFLVDDHEVVRRGLKDLIDAEDDLEVVGDAATAGMALAGIAQRQPDVAVLDVRLPDGNGVEVCREVRARDPRIACLMLTSFGDDEALFDAIMAGAAGYLLKDVRGPDLLDAIRRVAAGDSLLDPSVTGKVLERLRRGDEEDPRLTSLSEQERRILALIAEGLTNRQIAERMHLAEKTVKNYVSNLLAKLGMQRRTEAAVFYTQVERGEI; encoded by the coding sequence GTGGCCGAGCCCGTCCGTGTCTTCCTCGTCGACGACCACGAGGTCGTGCGCCGCGGTCTCAAGGACCTGATCGACGCCGAGGACGACCTCGAGGTCGTCGGCGACGCCGCCACCGCCGGGATGGCGCTGGCCGGCATCGCCCAGCGACAGCCCGACGTCGCCGTCCTCGACGTGCGACTGCCCGACGGCAACGGGGTCGAGGTCTGCCGCGAGGTCCGCGCTCGCGACCCGCGCATCGCGTGCCTGATGCTGACCTCGTTCGGCGACGACGAGGCGCTGTTCGACGCCATCATGGCGGGTGCGGCCGGTTACCTGCTCAAGGACGTCCGCGGTCCCGACCTGCTCGACGCCATCCGGCGGGTCGCCGCCGGCGACTCGCTGCTCGATCCGTCGGTCACCGGCAAGGTCCTCGAGCGGTTGCGTCGCGGGGACGAGGAGGACCCGCGGCTCACCTCGTTGTCCGAGCAGGAGCGCCGCATCCTGGCGCTCATCGCCGAGGGTCTCACCAACCGGCAGATCGCCGAGCGGATGCACCTCGCCGAGAAGACGGTGAAGAACTACGTCTCCAACCTGCTCGCCAAGCTCGGCATGCAGCGGCGGACCGAAGCCGCGGTGTTCTACACCCAGGTCGAGCGCGGCGAGATCTGA